From Vigna unguiculata cultivar IT97K-499-35 chromosome 5, ASM411807v1, whole genome shotgun sequence, the proteins below share one genomic window:
- the LOC114186021 gene encoding probable serine/threonine-protein kinase PBL9 isoform X2: MGVCLSAQIKAESPYSTGFNSKYVSTDGNYLGSTNDKVSGNSVPLTPRSEGEILQSSNLKSFTFSELKTATRNFRPDSVLGEGGFGSVFKGWIDENSLTATKPGTGIVIAVKRLNQDGIQGHREWLAEVNYLGQFSHPHLVRLIGFCLEDEHRLLVYEFMPRGSLENHLFRRGSYFQPLSWSLRLKVALDAARGLAFLHSAETKVIYRDFKTSNILLDSNYNAKLSDFGLAKDGPTGDKSHVSTRVMGTYGYAAPEYLATGHLTAKSDVYSFGVVLLEMLSGKRAVDKNRPSGQHNLVEWGKPYLGNKRKIFRVLDTRLEGQHSTDDAYKVANLALRCLSIDSKFRPNMDQVVTTLEQLQVPNANGGTQNHSRVRRRSADVSRGYQNPSFNGSRVRRRSADDISRMETPSAYPRPSASPLYT; the protein is encoded by the exons ATGGGAGTTTGTTTGAGCGCCCAAATTAAAGCTGAAAGCCCGTATAGCACTG GGTTCAATTCAAAGTATGTGAGTACAGATGGAAATTATCTTGGCAGCACAAACGATAAGGTTTCAGGAAACTCAGTCCCTCTGACTCCTCGGAGTGAGGGTGAGATCTTGCAGTcatccaatttgaagagctttACCTTCTCAGAACTTAAGACGGCCACTAGGAATTTCCGTCCTGATAGTGTGTTAGGAGAAGGTGGTTTTGGATCAGTTTTTAAAGGGTGGATTGATGAAAATTCGTTAACTGCTACAAAACCTGGCACTGGTATTGTTATTGCTGTGAAAAGACTTAATCAAGATGGCATCCAGGGTCACAGGGAGTGGTTG GCTGAAGTCAACTATCTTGGACAGTTTTCTCATCCTCATCTAGTGAGATTGATTGGGTTTTGCCTTGAAGATGAGCATCGCCTTCTCGTCTATGAATTTATGCCTCGTGGAAGCTTGGAAAACCATTTGTTCAGGA GAGGTTCATATTTTCAGCCACTTTCTTGGAGCCTCCGTTTGAAAGTTGCTCTTGATGCTGCCAGAGGGCTTGCGTTTCTACACAGTGCTGAAACAAAAGTGATATATAGAGATTTTAAGACTTCAAATATATTGCTGGACTCA AATTACAATGCAAAACTTTCTGACTTTGGGCTGGCAAAGGATGGACCAACAGGTGACAAAAGTCATGTATCCACCAGGGTAATGGGAACCTACGGATATGCAGCTCCTGAATATCTAGCCACAG GTCATCTCACTGCCAAGAGTGATGTCTATAGTTTTGGAGTTGTCCTGCTGGAAATGTTATCTGGAAAGAGGGCAGTTGACAAGAATAGACCATCAGGACAACACAATTTGGTGGAATGGGGTAAACCATACCTGGGAAACAAACGTAAGATATTTCGTGTGTTAGACACACGGCTTGAAGGACAACATTCAACGGATGATGCCTATAAGGTAGCCAACCTTGCCTTGCGGTGCCTGTCAATAGATTCCAAGTTCAGGCCAAACATGGATCAAGTGGTCACAACATTGGAGCAGCTGCAGGTTCCTAATGCAAATGGAGGCACTCAAAATCATTCTCGTGTTAGAAGAAGAAGTGCTGATGTAAGTAGAGGCTATCAAAATCCTTCTTTTAATGGATCTCGAGTTCGTAGAAGAAGTGCTGATGACATTAGCCGCATGGAGACCCCCTCAGCTTATCCCAGACCCTCTGCTTCCCCTCTCTATACTTGA
- the LOC114186021 gene encoding probable serine/threonine-protein kinase PBL9 isoform X1, with translation MGVCLSAQIKAESPYSTDPVVWLGFNSKYVSTDGNYLGSTNDKVSGNSVPLTPRSEGEILQSSNLKSFTFSELKTATRNFRPDSVLGEGGFGSVFKGWIDENSLTATKPGTGIVIAVKRLNQDGIQGHREWLAEVNYLGQFSHPHLVRLIGFCLEDEHRLLVYEFMPRGSLENHLFRRGSYFQPLSWSLRLKVALDAARGLAFLHSAETKVIYRDFKTSNILLDSNYNAKLSDFGLAKDGPTGDKSHVSTRVMGTYGYAAPEYLATGHLTAKSDVYSFGVVLLEMLSGKRAVDKNRPSGQHNLVEWGKPYLGNKRKIFRVLDTRLEGQHSTDDAYKVANLALRCLSIDSKFRPNMDQVVTTLEQLQVPNANGGTQNHSRVRRRSADVSRGYQNPSFNGSRVRRRSADDISRMETPSAYPRPSASPLYT, from the exons ATGGGAGTTTGTTTGAGCGCCCAAATTAAAGCTGAAAGCCCGTATAGCACTG ATCCAGTTGTATGGCTCG GGTTCAATTCAAAGTATGTGAGTACAGATGGAAATTATCTTGGCAGCACAAACGATAAGGTTTCAGGAAACTCAGTCCCTCTGACTCCTCGGAGTGAGGGTGAGATCTTGCAGTcatccaatttgaagagctttACCTTCTCAGAACTTAAGACGGCCACTAGGAATTTCCGTCCTGATAGTGTGTTAGGAGAAGGTGGTTTTGGATCAGTTTTTAAAGGGTGGATTGATGAAAATTCGTTAACTGCTACAAAACCTGGCACTGGTATTGTTATTGCTGTGAAAAGACTTAATCAAGATGGCATCCAGGGTCACAGGGAGTGGTTG GCTGAAGTCAACTATCTTGGACAGTTTTCTCATCCTCATCTAGTGAGATTGATTGGGTTTTGCCTTGAAGATGAGCATCGCCTTCTCGTCTATGAATTTATGCCTCGTGGAAGCTTGGAAAACCATTTGTTCAGGA GAGGTTCATATTTTCAGCCACTTTCTTGGAGCCTCCGTTTGAAAGTTGCTCTTGATGCTGCCAGAGGGCTTGCGTTTCTACACAGTGCTGAAACAAAAGTGATATATAGAGATTTTAAGACTTCAAATATATTGCTGGACTCA AATTACAATGCAAAACTTTCTGACTTTGGGCTGGCAAAGGATGGACCAACAGGTGACAAAAGTCATGTATCCACCAGGGTAATGGGAACCTACGGATATGCAGCTCCTGAATATCTAGCCACAG GTCATCTCACTGCCAAGAGTGATGTCTATAGTTTTGGAGTTGTCCTGCTGGAAATGTTATCTGGAAAGAGGGCAGTTGACAAGAATAGACCATCAGGACAACACAATTTGGTGGAATGGGGTAAACCATACCTGGGAAACAAACGTAAGATATTTCGTGTGTTAGACACACGGCTTGAAGGACAACATTCAACGGATGATGCCTATAAGGTAGCCAACCTTGCCTTGCGGTGCCTGTCAATAGATTCCAAGTTCAGGCCAAACATGGATCAAGTGGTCACAACATTGGAGCAGCTGCAGGTTCCTAATGCAAATGGAGGCACTCAAAATCATTCTCGTGTTAGAAGAAGAAGTGCTGATGTAAGTAGAGGCTATCAAAATCCTTCTTTTAATGGATCTCGAGTTCGTAGAAGAAGTGCTGATGACATTAGCCGCATGGAGACCCCCTCAGCTTATCCCAGACCCTCTGCTTCCCCTCTCTATACTTGA
- the LOC114184200 gene encoding triosephosphate isomerase, cytosolic: protein MGRKFFVGGNWKCNGTTEEVKKIVTTLNEAKVPGEDVVEVVVSPPFVFLPLVKSLLRPDFHVAAQNCWVRKGGAFTGEISAEMLVNLEIPWVIIGHSERRQLLQESNEFVGDKVAYALAQGLKVIACIGETLEQREAGTTTAVVSEQTKAIAAKISNWDNVVLAYEPVWAIGTGKVATPAQAQEVHAALRKWFQDNVSAEVAASVRIIYGGSVNGGNSKELAGQADVDGFLVGGASLKPEFVDIINAATVKN, encoded by the exons atgggCAGAAAATTCTTCGTCGGTGGAAACTGGAAATGC AATGGAACCACCGAGGAGGTGAAGAAGATTGTTACTACTCTGAATGAAGCGAAAGTCCCTGGAGAAGATGTTGTGG AAGTTGTTGTGAGTCCACCTTTTGTGTTCCTTCCCCTTGTAAAAAGTTTGCTGCGCCCTGATTTCCATGTCGCGGCACAGAACTGTTGGGTTCGCAAAGGTGGTGCTTTTACTGGAGAAATTAG TGCTGAAATGCTTGTTAATTTGGAAATTCCGTGGGTTATTATTGGTCACTCTGAACGGAGGCAGCTTTTACAAGAATCAAATGAG TTTGTGGGAGATAAAGTTGCATATGCGCTTGCACAAGGTCTGAAAGTTATTGCTTGCATCGGAGAGACTCTTGAACAGCGTGAAGCTGGTACAACAACAGCTGTTGTTTCTGAGCAAACAAAAGCAATTGCAG CTAAAATATCAAACTGGGACAATGTTGTTTTGGCCTACGAGCCAGTCTGGGCCATCGGAACAGGAAAGGTTGCAACCCCTGCTCAGGCTCAAGAG GTTCATGCTGCTTTGAGGAAATGGTTTCAGGATAATGTGAGTGCCGAAGTTGCTGCATCTGTAAGAATTATCTATGGAG GTTCTGTAAATGGAGGAAACAGCAAAGAATTGGCAGGACAGGCCGATGTTGATGGATTTTTGGTTGGTGGTGCTTCCCTCAAG CCGGAGTTCGTGGACATCATAAACGCTGCCACCGTGAAGAATTGA